A genomic window from Desulfovibrio legallii includes:
- a CDS encoding GntR family transcriptional regulator gives MSTPVNAEKLLEQALLQGRWALFARLPAERHLAEELGISRATLRTALHALVGRGILETRRNSGTFVRSLPCAPQTSGPDDSLHAMRIIMPPLLSAVAGSFAPSVMLTLERLLPSVGMALHGGDMRLLARHHLHFFSTLLQAVPNARLAQAGACTLPDEHTLTRLLEGCSQAQLEELFKHLARTLHGLRHADPQASVAAVTAYVSCLLQYREESR, from the coding sequence ATGAGCACGCCGGTAAACGCGGAAAAACTTTTGGAGCAGGCCCTGCTGCAAGGGCGATGGGCGTTGTTTGCGCGTCTGCCCGCAGAACGGCATCTGGCTGAAGAGCTGGGCATCAGCAGAGCCACGTTGCGCACGGCCCTACACGCCCTGGTGGGCCGCGGCATTCTCGAAACCCGGCGCAACAGCGGCACTTTTGTGCGGTCCCTGCCTTGCGCCCCGCAAACCTCCGGCCCGGACGACAGCCTGCACGCCATGCGCATCATTATGCCCCCGTTGTTATCAGCCGTGGCCGGTTCGTTTGCGCCTTCGGTCATGCTGACGCTTGAGCGGTTGCTGCCTTCAGTGGGCATGGCGCTGCACGGTGGCGATATGCGTCTTCTGGCCCGCCACCATCTGCATTTTTTTTCCACGCTGCTGCAGGCCGTGCCCAATGCCCGTCTGGCCCAGGCCGGAGCTTGCACCTTGCCCGACGAGCACACCCTGACCCGTCTGCTTGAGGGCTGCAGTCAGGCTCAATTGGAGGAACTTTTCAAGCACCTGGCCCGCACGCTGCACGGGCTGCGTCATGCTGACCCGCAGGCCAGCGTGGCCGCGGTGACGGCATACGTCTCCTGCCTTTTGCAATACCGGGAGGAGAGCCGATGA
- a CDS encoding PEP/pyruvate-binding domain-containing protein yields the protein MALVNALRRWLGGRPAAPDPEALAREEAVKARLRERCARFRRLLSANKSALETMSEVEDSLANPRPFGMDYVQAVCTRAVTAVFQMVRELNALSDNAYAPVQTAFERIRSQMETLLEEPPHPEGPLVLPLPMIRLEDMPQVGGKMANLGEVAARAGLETPDGFAVTVAAYYRFMEYSGLREKLNRRIQTTDMQSLDAVFSLAAALQQAVLAAPLPPELERAITEQVAAMRVRAEGELILALRSSAVGEDALGVTFAGQYRSELNVPPEEACDVWKEIVASKYAVTAMSYRFQHGIPDDAAPMSVGVLAMVPSAAGGVVYSRDPVAAARGEERVVINAVPGLAKAVVDGAATPDVFAFSREHPPRLLRKDPAGETPSLTDEQAAELAQMALALEEYYAEPQDVEWACNARTGRLTVLQSRPLHGLESVTAAAAQQEALPEGLTVLAQGGVAVSPGVGLGPAVVARKEADMLSFPKGGILVVERALPRWAPLLSRAAGLVSETGGMAGHLASVAREYEVPALCGLAGACSLLAGAGEVTLDAGRSAVFAGLQPQLLPACAHKPNLMAGSPVHQRLAALARLMVPLRLLDPEAPEFAPEYCRSLHDITRFCHEKSVELLFSEDAGLPGQMGKQLRAGVKLQYWLVDMGGGFAAPVPGPVVDIKQIASLPMLALWDGMTAVPWAGPPAASASGFMSVMLESTMKPELESTAPNAMAQRNFFIIGSGYMLLQARYGYHFCTVESQAGPDGHENFVSFQFKGGAADRQRRRLRAAMLADLLEARGFRADVKDDSLFAVAEGDTAENVLRKTRLLGYLLIHTRQVDMIMLDAGRAAALKDKLAADMDGLAARPLPAAAQSPSGQPG from the coding sequence ATGGCACTCGTCAACGCCCTGCGCCGCTGGCTGGGCGGCCGTCCGGCCGCGCCGGACCCGGAGGCCCTGGCCCGAGAAGAGGCGGTCAAGGCCCGCTTGCGGGAACGCTGCGCGCGCTTCCGGCGGCTGCTTTCGGCCAATAAAAGCGCCTTGGAAACCATGAGCGAGGTGGAAGATAGCCTTGCCAATCCGCGCCCTTTCGGCATGGACTATGTGCAGGCCGTCTGTACCCGCGCCGTGACGGCGGTTTTTCAGATGGTGCGGGAACTGAACGCCCTCTCCGACAACGCCTATGCCCCGGTGCAGACGGCCTTTGAGCGCATCCGCAGCCAGATGGAGACCCTGCTGGAGGAGCCGCCGCATCCCGAGGGGCCGTTGGTCCTGCCCTTGCCCATGATCCGGCTGGAAGACATGCCGCAGGTGGGCGGCAAAATGGCCAACCTGGGCGAAGTGGCGGCCCGCGCCGGTCTGGAGACGCCCGACGGCTTTGCCGTCACCGTGGCGGCCTACTACCGTTTTATGGAGTACAGCGGCCTGCGCGAGAAGCTGAACCGCCGTATCCAGACCACGGACATGCAGAGCCTGGACGCCGTGTTCAGCCTTGCCGCCGCCCTGCAGCAGGCGGTGCTGGCCGCGCCCCTGCCGCCGGAGCTGGAGCGCGCCATCACGGAACAGGTGGCGGCCATGCGGGTGCGGGCGGAGGGCGAGCTGATCCTGGCCCTGCGCAGCAGCGCCGTGGGCGAAGACGCCCTGGGCGTGACCTTTGCCGGGCAGTACCGCTCGGAGCTGAATGTGCCGCCCGAAGAAGCCTGCGACGTCTGGAAGGAAATTGTGGCCAGCAAATACGCCGTCACGGCCATGAGCTACCGCTTCCAGCACGGCATCCCGGACGACGCCGCGCCCATGAGCGTGGGCGTGCTGGCCATGGTGCCTTCGGCCGCGGGCGGCGTCGTCTACAGCCGCGACCCCGTGGCCGCCGCCAGGGGGGAGGAGCGGGTGGTGATCAACGCGGTGCCTGGCCTGGCCAAGGCCGTAGTGGACGGGGCCGCGACTCCGGATGTGTTCGCCTTCAGCCGCGAACATCCGCCGCGGCTCCTGCGCAAGGATCCGGCGGGCGAGACGCCCAGCCTGACGGACGAGCAGGCCGCGGAGCTGGCGCAAATGGCCCTGGCCCTGGAAGAATATTATGCCGAGCCGCAGGATGTGGAGTGGGCGTGCAACGCCCGCACGGGCCGCCTGACGGTATTGCAGAGCCGCCCCCTGCACGGGCTGGAGTCTGTAACGGCGGCCGCCGCCCAGCAGGAGGCGCTGCCCGAAGGGCTGACTGTGCTGGCGCAGGGCGGCGTGGCCGTAAGCCCCGGCGTGGGGCTGGGCCCGGCTGTGGTGGCGCGCAAGGAAGCGGATATGCTTTCCTTCCCCAAAGGCGGCATTCTGGTGGTGGAGCGTGCCCTGCCGCGCTGGGCGCCGCTGCTTTCGCGCGCTGCGGGCCTGGTGAGCGAAACCGGCGGCATGGCCGGGCACCTGGCTTCAGTGGCGCGGGAGTATGAGGTGCCCGCCCTGTGCGGCCTTGCCGGGGCCTGCAGCCTTCTTGCGGGCGCGGGCGAAGTGACCCTGGACGCCGGGCGCAGCGCGGTCTTTGCCGGGCTGCAGCCGCAGCTGTTGCCCGCCTGCGCGCACAAGCCCAACCTTATGGCGGGCAGCCCCGTGCATCAGCGTCTGGCGGCCCTGGCCCGGCTTATGGTGCCCCTGCGCCTACTGGATCCGGAAGCGCCGGAGTTCGCGCCGGAGTATTGCCGGAGCCTGCACGACATCACCCGCTTCTGCCACGAAAAATCCGTGGAGCTTCTGTTCAGCGAGGATGCCGGGCTGCCTGGGCAGATGGGCAAACAACTGCGGGCCGGCGTCAAGCTGCAGTACTGGCTGGTGGATATGGGCGGCGGCTTTGCCGCCCCGGTTCCCGGGCCGGTGGTGGATATCAAACAGATCGCCAGCCTGCCCATGCTGGCCCTCTGGGACGGCATGACGGCCGTGCCCTGGGCCGGGCCGCCAGCCGCCAGCGCCTCCGGCTTTATGAGCGTCATGCTGGAAAGCACCATGAAGCCGGAGCTGGAAAGCACCGCCCCCAACGCCATGGCCCAGCGCAATTTTTTCATTATCGGCAGCGGATATATGTTGCTGCAGGCCCGCTACGGCTACCATTTCTGCACGGTGGAAAGCCAGGCCGGGCCGGACGGACACGAAAATTTTGTCAGCTTCCAGTTCAAAGGCGGCGCGGCAGACAGGCAGCGGCGGCGGCTGCGCGCGGCCATGCTGGCGGATCTGCTGGAGGCGCGCGGCTTCCGCGCAGATGTTAAGGACGATTCGCTCTTTGCCGTAGCCGAAGGCGATACGGCGGAAAACGTGCTGCGCAAAACGCGGCTTCTGGGCTATCTGCTTATCCACACCCGGCAGGTGGACATGATCATGCTGGACGCAGGCCGGGCCGCGGCGCTCAAGGATAAGCTGGCCGCGGACATGGACGGCCTGGCGGCGCGCCCGCTGCCCGCGGCGGCCCAAAGCCCCAGCGGACAGCCGGGCTGA
- a CDS encoding response regulator, which produces MRALFVDDEVEFLDLMHKRLTRRGMEVATAPDGQAALETLEASLQPGGSPFQVVVMDVRMPGMDGLETLRRMKEKSPDLPVILLTGHACMGVAVQGLDLGAYDYMLKPVAISELIIKMEEAARSAVR; this is translated from the coding sequence ATGCGCGCACTGTTTGTGGACGATGAAGTGGAATTTCTGGACCTCATGCACAAACGTCTGACCCGACGCGGCATGGAAGTGGCCACCGCGCCGGACGGGCAAGCGGCTCTGGAGACGCTGGAAGCCTCGCTGCAGCCGGGGGGCAGCCCTTTTCAGGTGGTGGTCATGGACGTGCGCATGCCCGGCATGGACGGGCTGGAAACCCTGCGCCGCATGAAGGAAAAATCCCCCGATCTGCCCGTCATCCTGCTCACCGGTCACGCCTGCATGGGGGTGGCCGTCCAGGGCCTGGACCTGGGCGCGTATGACTACATGCTCAAGCCCGTGGCGATCAGTGAGCTGATCATAAAAATGGAGGAAGCGGCCCGCTCCGCTGTACGCTGA
- a CDS encoding sensor histidine kinase — protein sequence MSVVAAAPHRGYKSIYRRLLATLLLMALTPLAALGLFCLDRLGAIYDEKISAGIEAVISSKHRALDTFMVERVAQIKTLAFTHSYAELSDPARLSAIFSVMQANSRSFVDVGIIGMDGKHVAYVGPFDLRGANYAEADWFVEVLRKGVYVSDVFLGYRHVPHFIVAVLRHVGGQSFILRATIDMDAIDALLRRVYSGPHSDAFIVNAQGVLQTDSRYHGGSMSRFDQPLPPVGRAGVVTRRITTPDGQEMLSAMMPLESMPWVLVVLDDVRESLRPLRQLRALITFFMILGGALVCVGAELCTRRMVASLEAADHRQAHIDARMLQSSKMAALGKMAAGVAHEVNNPLMLIQENAGWIRDLLEDEDPAKMQNYKEIAESTEKIEQHVKRAKGITQRMLGFGRRMNPGRTEILPNSLLDQAVDMLKTEAASRNIRIIKEYDSQVPVILSDPAQLEQVCINIIDNAIDAMGKNGSLTVRTRPHGDGAQVLFTDTGPGMDPATMKQIFDPFFTTKKVGEGTGLGLAICFTILEKLGGRIEVQSTPGEGSTFIVTLPAEPPQSQAETPAQGEDEDGMAL from the coding sequence ATGTCTGTCGTGGCGGCCGCGCCCCATCGCGGATACAAAAGCATCTACCGGCGCCTGCTGGCGACCTTGCTGCTCATGGCGCTGACGCCCCTGGCGGCTCTGGGCCTGTTCTGCCTGGACCGCCTGGGGGCCATTTATGACGAAAAGATCAGCGCGGGCATTGAGGCCGTCATCAGCAGCAAGCACCGCGCCCTGGACACCTTTATGGTGGAGCGGGTGGCCCAGATCAAGACCCTTGCCTTCACCCACAGTTATGCGGAGCTGAGCGACCCCGCGCGGCTGAGCGCCATTTTCAGCGTCATGCAGGCCAACAGCCGCTCCTTTGTGGATGTGGGCATCATCGGCATGGACGGCAAACATGTGGCCTATGTGGGGCCTTTCGACCTGCGCGGGGCCAACTACGCCGAGGCCGACTGGTTTGTGGAGGTGCTGCGCAAGGGCGTGTATGTGAGCGACGTGTTTCTGGGCTACCGCCATGTGCCGCACTTCATCGTAGCCGTGCTGCGGCATGTGGGCGGGCAGAGCTTCATCCTTCGGGCCACCATTGATATGGACGCCATCGACGCGCTGCTGCGCCGGGTGTACTCCGGCCCGCACAGCGACGCCTTTATCGTCAATGCCCAGGGCGTGCTCCAGACGGATTCCCGCTACCACGGCGGCAGCATGAGCCGTTTTGACCAGCCCCTGCCGCCCGTGGGCCGGGCGGGCGTGGTCACGCGCCGCATCACCACGCCGGACGGGCAGGAGATGCTCAGCGCCATGATGCCCCTGGAATCCATGCCCTGGGTGCTGGTGGTGCTGGACGACGTGCGCGAAAGCCTGCGTCCTCTGCGCCAGCTGCGGGCGTTGATCACCTTTTTTATGATCCTGGGCGGGGCGCTGGTCTGCGTGGGGGCGGAGCTCTGCACCAGGCGCATGGTGGCTTCGCTGGAGGCGGCGGACCACCGCCAGGCCCATATCGACGCCCGCATGCTCCAGTCCAGCAAGATGGCGGCCCTGGGCAAGATGGCCGCCGGGGTGGCCCATGAGGTCAACAATCCCCTGATGCTCATTCAGGAAAACGCGGGCTGGATCCGCGATCTGCTGGAGGACGAAGACCCGGCCAAGATGCAAAATTATAAAGAAATCGCAGAAAGTACGGAAAAAATTGAGCAGCACGTCAAGCGTGCCAAGGGCATTACCCAGCGCATGCTGGGCTTCGGCAGGCGCATGAACCCCGGCCGCACGGAAATTTTGCCCAATTCCCTGCTGGACCAGGCCGTGGATATGCTCAAAACCGAGGCCGCCAGCCGCAATATTCGCATTATCAAGGAATACGACAGCCAGGTGCCCGTCATCCTTTCCGATCCGGCCCAGCTGGAGCAGGTCTGCATCAATATTATTGACAACGCCATCGACGCCATGGGCAAGAACGGCAGCCTGACCGTCCGCACCCGCCCCCACGGCGACGGGGCGCAGGTTTTGTTTACGGACACGGGGCCCGGCATGGACCCGGCCACCATGAAGCAGATTTTCGACCCCTTCTTTACAACCAAAAAAGTGGGGGAGGGCACGGGGCTGGGTCTGGCCATCTGCTTCACAATCCTGGAAAAACTGGGCGGCCGTATAGAGGTGCAGAGCACTCCCGGCGAGGGCAGCACCTTTATCGTCACCCTGCCGGCGGAGCCACCGCAGAGCCAGGCGGAGACGCCCGCCCAGGGCGAGGACGAAGACGGTATGGCCCTGTAA
- a CDS encoding PEP/pyruvate-binding domain-containing protein — protein MSLSRLLGFFLPSAKRQERSEPRSADEAERFFALRHHSFKLFLTAWNTFQETMADVEYTLCCDHPFGLYRVRALCTKVATQVFQCIQQLERLDPGPCAALYERFNQLQKLVADEVYEPESCLLGPLTLPLGEGTAALQGALVDPAALRLEALRARFPQAVPQGFVITGAGCQHFFQHGDLQSEINRRIQAAGGLAPMHLAKLSRQLGQLVESTPLPQNLTSAVLQEVERLRALPDADSLQLLPRGRVWPPEAPAEEGCGMVLWGPPVPLDAPDAHILEAIHKTLAGKQRAQALVYRRARGLTDGGAGLCVTCLAVEKGCWGGLAQSAAPLRPESAHVHVYACEGLPQELEYSAMPVDAATVTRAAPQRVVERRPHRVLRPVLDETAALQAARLALEVEAAEGLPQAVTWARTPAGEIRLLMTRPMTRPPAAPLPEPAPPPELDDAVLLEGGFTVNPGRTWGPAWTARRWDDARRFPTGGILVVPDDNYMWGALIDRMAGLVVERGFQGSRLASLAREFGKPAVFGMAWATEVVENGQPVTLCADVRTVYDERREAVLPNKPAGKDYMPGSPVYRVLQNASRHILPLTLEVDSVDFKAANCATYHDIGRYCHERAVSAMFSLGAAKAYAPQRVKQLRDKVLKQFWVVNLSDGFRVTPSGPVIDVEDIASRPMRALWRGMNAWPWQGPPPVDGKGFLSVLFEATANPHLDPASQTAYFSEKNYFLVSRDYCSLHSRFGFHFVSVEARLSERVSENYLNFQLRGGAADIERRMLRVRFVADILWEFGLAPVLHNDAVSATLKGFEEEEGARLLAVAGYMTIHTRQLDMIMQDAAQVAARREEILEHCRALYRGEPLGGVAVDAASGSAAPLAGAPRCGEER, from the coding sequence ATGTCCCTCAGCCGTTTGCTGGGCTTTTTTCTGCCTTCCGCCAAGCGCCAGGAGCGGTCCGAGCCGCGCTCTGCCGACGAGGCTGAGCGCTTTTTCGCCCTGCGGCACCATTCCTTCAAGCTCTTTCTCACGGCCTGGAACACCTTTCAGGAAACCATGGCCGATGTGGAATATACCCTTTGCTGCGACCATCCTTTTGGTCTGTACCGGGTGCGCGCCCTCTGCACCAAGGTGGCCACCCAGGTCTTTCAGTGCATTCAGCAGTTGGAGCGGCTGGACCCCGGCCCCTGCGCCGCCCTTTACGAGCGCTTCAATCAGTTGCAGAAGCTGGTGGCCGATGAGGTCTACGAGCCGGAATCCTGCCTTCTGGGGCCGCTGACCCTGCCCCTGGGCGAAGGGACGGCGGCCTTGCAGGGCGCGCTGGTGGACCCGGCCGCCCTTAGGCTGGAGGCGCTGCGGGCGCGTTTTCCCCAGGCCGTGCCGCAGGGCTTTGTCATTACCGGCGCAGGCTGCCAGCATTTTTTTCAGCACGGGGATCTGCAGAGCGAGATCAACCGTCGCATTCAGGCCGCCGGGGGGCTTGCGCCTATGCACCTCGCCAAGCTCTCCCGCCAGTTGGGCCAGCTGGTGGAATCCACGCCCTTGCCGCAAAACCTGACGAGCGCCGTTTTGCAAGAGGTGGAGCGGTTGCGCGCTCTGCCGGACGCGGATTCCCTGCAGCTTTTGCCGCGCGGCCGGGTCTGGCCGCCTGAGGCCCCGGCGGAGGAAGGCTGCGGCATGGTTCTCTGGGGGCCGCCCGTGCCCCTGGACGCGCCAGACGCGCATATTCTGGAGGCCATCCACAAAACCCTGGCCGGCAAACAGCGCGCCCAGGCCCTGGTCTACCGCCGGGCGCGCGGCCTTACCGACGGCGGGGCCGGGCTCTGCGTCACCTGCCTGGCGGTGGAAAAGGGCTGTTGGGGCGGGCTTGCGCAGTCCGCCGCGCCCCTGCGGCCGGAGAGCGCCCACGTCCATGTCTACGCCTGCGAGGGCTTGCCGCAGGAGCTGGAATATTCCGCCATGCCCGTGGATGCGGCCACAGTGACCCGCGCCGCGCCGCAACGGGTGGTGGAGCGCCGCCCGCACCGCGTGCTCCGGCCCGTGCTGGACGAGACGGCGGCCCTGCAGGCGGCCCGGTTGGCCCTGGAGGTGGAGGCGGCTGAAGGTTTGCCCCAGGCGGTCACCTGGGCGCGTACGCCTGCGGGGGAGATCCGCCTGCTCATGACCCGCCCCATGACCCGGCCCCCGGCTGCGCCCCTGCCGGAGCCCGCGCCCCCGCCGGAGCTGGACGACGCCGTGCTGCTGGAAGGGGGCTTTACGGTCAACCCCGGCAGAACCTGGGGCCCGGCTTGGACGGCCCGGCGCTGGGACGACGCCCGGCGCTTCCCCACGGGCGGCATCCTGGTGGTGCCGGACGACAATTATATGTGGGGCGCGCTTATTGACCGCATGGCCGGGCTGGTGGTGGAGCGCGGCTTTCAGGGTTCGCGGCTGGCCTCTCTAGCGCGGGAATTCGGCAAGCCCGCCGTGTTCGGCATGGCCTGGGCCACGGAGGTGGTGGAAAACGGCCAGCCCGTGACCCTCTGCGCGGATGTGCGCACGGTTTATGACGAACGGCGCGAGGCCGTGCTGCCCAATAAACCGGCGGGGAAGGACTATATGCCCGGCAGCCCGGTGTACCGCGTTCTCCAGAACGCGTCGCGCCACATCCTGCCCCTGACCCTGGAGGTGGACAGCGTGGACTTTAAGGCCGCCAACTGCGCCACTTACCACGATATTGGGCGCTATTGCCACGAGCGGGCCGTGAGCGCCATGTTCAGCCTGGGCGCGGCCAAGGCCTATGCGCCGCAAAGGGTCAAACAGCTCAGGGACAAGGTGCTCAAACAGTTCTGGGTGGTGAATCTGAGCGATGGCTTCCGTGTGACGCCTTCGGGGCCGGTTATCGACGTGGAGGACATTGCTTCCCGTCCCATGCGCGCCCTGTGGCGCGGCATGAACGCCTGGCCCTGGCAGGGGCCGCCGCCCGTGGACGGCAAGGGCTTTTTGTCCGTGCTGTTTGAAGCGACGGCCAATCCGCATCTGGACCCGGCCTCGCAAACGGCGTATTTCAGCGAAAAGAACTATTTTCTGGTCTCGCGCGATTACTGCAGCCTGCACTCGCGCTTCGGCTTTCATTTTGTGTCAGTGGAGGCGCGGCTTTCCGAGCGCGTTTCCGAAAATTATCTCAACTTCCAGCTGCGCGGCGGCGCGGCGGACATAGAGCGGCGCATGCTGCGGGTGCGTTTTGTGGCCGATATCCTGTGGGAATTCGGCCTCGCCCCCGTTTTGCACAACGACGCCGTAAGCGCCACCCTCAAAGGCTTTGAAGAGGAAGAAGGCGCGCGTCTGCTGGCCGTGGCCGGGTATATGACCATCCACACCCGGCAGCTGGACATGATCATGCAGGATGCGGCGCAGGTGGCCGCCCGGCGGGAAGAGATTCTGGAACACTGCCGGGCCCTGTACCGGGGCGAGCCCCTGGGCGGCGTCGCGGTTGACGCCGCATCCGGGAGCGCCGCGCCCCTGGCCGGGGCGCCCCGCTGCGGGGAGGAACGCTGA
- a CDS encoding FliI/YscN family ATPase — MKLDPQACAKLLRAGDPVRLYGKVNKVVGLVAEGSGLRAPLGAVCHMLPDDGEEGGIAAEVVGFRDGNLLFMPYGDMRGIRPGSRIRNTSLPPVFPVGPDLLGRAFDAFGTPLDAGPPVSAEIYTSPLPVGEAARADFSRQMGEQRPFTPPWAVEARQTWHPELAPIYTDPPSPLQRPRITDILDVGVRSVNSLLTLGKGQRVGIMAGSGVGKSTLMGMMARYTRADVNVIALIGERGREVVEFMERDLGPAGMARSVLVIATSDQSPLVRMRAAYAATAVAEYFRDKGMDVLLMMDSVTRFAMAAREVGLAVGEPPTTKGYTPSVFAQLPKLLERAGRSASGTITGIYTVLVDGDDFNEPIADAVRSILDGHIVLTRDLADQGHFPAIDVLRSISRLRSDICERQDVLAGRVVTRHMSTFRRVEDMVNIGAYAKGSNPEIDAAIAKMPAVNAFLQQDVGDPQNLEQSMAQLRALADMPEAAPPAV; from the coding sequence ATGAAGCTGGATCCGCAAGCCTGCGCCAAACTGCTGCGCGCCGGAGACCCGGTGCGCCTGTACGGCAAGGTCAACAAGGTGGTGGGCCTGGTGGCCGAAGGCAGCGGCCTGCGCGCGCCCTTGGGCGCGGTCTGCCACATGCTGCCCGACGATGGGGAGGAGGGCGGCATTGCGGCGGAGGTGGTGGGCTTTCGCGACGGTAACCTGCTGTTCATGCCCTACGGCGACATGCGCGGCATCCGTCCCGGCAGCCGCATCCGCAACACCAGCCTGCCCCCGGTCTTTCCCGTGGGGCCGGATCTGCTGGGCCGGGCCTTTGACGCTTTCGGCACGCCCCTGGACGCCGGGCCGCCCGTAAGCGCGGAAATCTACACTTCGCCCCTGCCCGTGGGGGAGGCCGCGCGGGCCGATTTTTCTCGTCAGATGGGGGAGCAGCGCCCTTTCACGCCCCCTTGGGCGGTGGAAGCCAGGCAAACCTGGCACCCGGAGCTGGCCCCCATCTATACCGATCCGCCGAGCCCCCTGCAACGCCCGCGCATTACGGACATCCTGGACGTGGGCGTGCGCTCGGTCAACAGTCTGCTCACCCTGGGCAAGGGGCAGCGCGTGGGCATCATGGCCGGGTCCGGCGTGGGCAAATCCACCCTCATGGGCATGATGGCCCGCTACACCCGCGCGGACGTCAACGTCATCGCCCTCATCGGCGAGCGCGGCCGCGAAGTGGTGGAATTCATGGAACGCGACCTGGGCCCGGCGGGCATGGCCCGCTCCGTGCTGGTCATCGCCACCTCTGACCAATCCCCCTTGGTGCGCATGCGCGCCGCCTACGCGGCCACGGCCGTGGCCGAATACTTCCGCGACAAAGGCATGGACGTGCTGCTGATGATGGATTCCGTCACCCGCTTTGCCATGGCCGCCCGCGAAGTGGGCCTGGCCGTAGGCGAACCCCCCACCACCAAGGGCTACACGCCTTCGGTCTTCGCCCAGCTGCCCAAGCTGCTGGAACGGGCCGGGCGCTCGGCTTCGGGCACCATTACCGGCATCTATACCGTGCTGGTGGACGGCGACGACTTCAACGAACCCATTGCCGACGCCGTGCGCTCCATCCTGGACGGGCACATTGTGCTCACCCGCGACCTGGCGGACCAGGGGCACTTCCCCGCCATTGACGTGCTGCGCTCCATCAGCCGTCTGCGTTCGGACATCTGCGAGCGGCAGGACGTGCTGGCAGGCCGTGTGGTTACCCGCCATATGAGCACCTTCCGTCGGGTGGAGGATATGGTCAACATCGGCGCTTACGCCAAAGGCTCCAACCCGGAAATCGACGCCGCCATAGCCAAGATGCCCGCCGTCAACGCCTTTCTGCAGCAGGATGTGGGCGACCCCCAGAACCTGGAGCAGAGCATGGCCCAGCTGCGCGCCCTGGCCGACATGCCGGAGGCCGCCCCGCCCGCCGTGTAA